In one window of Candidatus Deferrimicrobiaceae bacterium DNA:
- a CDS encoding CxxxxCH/CxxCH domain-containing protein, which produces MTIAAPAGRSGLIPVLVLLAALLAAGCTGTVNNAVPYDPVKGHPADFVTTHPTFALRDTSGCTPCHGVDLKGGTSGVSCSAASFNGIACHAGGPGHGTQAWVDNVHFLRAKTNLASCQLCHGADLRGGTSNLSCYAASFGAFGACHTAGPDHLLLAATWVVNDTAVPDTVSAHQAATFADKGASCRPCHAVNPPVDNTLTGGKSGVSCSAATRGALTCHAGGPAFHPASWLDCTFRNQLDPNANYLWHGTASTQNSPRCVNCHDTSSTSQKCSNTCHFTGPKRNPPVLDNTWSHGLANHHQLLIMNSAVQAVCVNCHATYNKFGHQPVCHNCHPPFPGASGHGAGWLQAHAPAARAGTASCAATSGTSTCHGPTLAGGSGTGAGPACAQCHTGEALASHPADCRSCHGNPPPGTPPLTQPAGVFPNIGGAHAKHNALAGVTGNCAVCHTGAGMTSVLHFDTILQVAFATGYNAQSGTFGYTGATTRTCTATICHGGQTTPDWQRTPAALVCTACHRVRVTASPQFNDLVNTAFVQHTSHAGRGCTNCHNMALVNHWGTLTDRAIPAGLARASILSSLNYVPFGSSQSNCTTPSSGCH; this is translated from the coding sequence ATGACCATAGCGGCGCCCGCCGGCCGGTCCGGCCTGATCCCCGTCCTGGTGCTGCTCGCGGCGCTGCTCGCCGCGGGGTGCACGGGGACCGTCAACAACGCCGTGCCCTACGACCCCGTCAAGGGGCACCCGGCCGATTTCGTGACGACGCACCCGACTTTCGCGCTGCGCGACACGTCGGGCTGCACCCCCTGCCACGGCGTCGACCTGAAGGGCGGGACCAGCGGCGTGTCGTGCTCGGCCGCGTCCTTCAACGGGATCGCCTGCCACGCCGGCGGGCCGGGCCACGGCACCCAGGCCTGGGTCGACAACGTCCACTTCCTGCGGGCGAAGACCAACCTCGCGAGCTGCCAGCTCTGCCACGGGGCCGACCTGCGGGGCGGCACGAGTAACCTGTCGTGCTACGCTGCGTCGTTCGGCGCATTCGGCGCATGCCACACGGCCGGCCCCGACCACCTGCTGCTGGCGGCGACCTGGGTGGTGAACGACACCGCGGTTCCCGACACCGTCTCGGCGCACCAGGCGGCGACGTTCGCCGACAAAGGCGCCTCGTGCCGGCCGTGCCACGCCGTGAATCCGCCCGTCGACAACACGCTCACGGGCGGGAAGAGCGGCGTCTCCTGTTCCGCGGCGACCCGCGGCGCCCTCACCTGCCACGCCGGCGGCCCGGCGTTCCACCCGGCGAGCTGGCTGGACTGCACCTTTAGAAATCAACTTGATCCAAACGCTAACTATTTATGGCATGGGACTGCCTCAACCCAAAATTCCCCACGTTGCGTCAACTGTCATGACACATCGTCAACTAGTCAAAAATGTTCAAATACATGTCATTTTACGGGACCGAAGAGAAACCCCCCTGTGCTAGATAACACGTGGTCTCACGGACTTGCGAACCACCACCAGCTTTTGATCATGAACAGCGCAGTCCAGGCCGTCTGCGTCAACTGCCACGCGACGTACAACAAGTTCGGGCACCAGCCGGTCTGCCACAACTGTCACCCGCCCTTCCCGGGAGCCTCCGGGCACGGGGCCGGCTGGCTGCAGGCGCACGCGCCCGCGGCCCGCGCGGGCACCGCTTCCTGCGCCGCGACGAGCGGCACGTCGACCTGCCACGGACCGACCCTGGCGGGCGGCTCCGGGACCGGTGCCGGTCCCGCCTGCGCCCAGTGTCACACCGGCGAGGCGCTGGCGTCGCACCCGGCCGACTGCCGGTCGTGTCACGGCAACCCGCCGCCGGGGACGCCGCCGCTGACCCAGCCCGCGGGGGTTTTCCCGAACATCGGGGGGGCGCACGCGAAACACAACGCGCTGGCGGGGGTGACCGGCAACTGTGCGGTCTGCCACACTGGCGCCGGGATGACGAGCGTGCTCCACTTCGACACCATCCTCCAGGTCGCGTTCGCCACCGGCTACAACGCCCAGTCGGGTACGTTCGGCTATACGGGCGCCACCACGCGGACGTGCACCGCGACGATCTGCCACGGCGGCCAGACGACGCCCGACTGGCAGAGGACCCCCGCGGCACTCGTCTGCACGGCGTGCCACCGGGTCCGCGTCACGGCGTCGCCGCAGTTCAACGACCTGGTGAACACGGCGTTCGTGCAGCACACGAGCCACGCGGGCCGCGGTTGCACCAACTGCCACAACATGGCGTTGGTGAACCACTGGGGAACGCTGACCGACCGGGCGATCCCGGCCGGCCTGGCGCGGGCCTCGATCCTCTCGTCGCTGAACTACGTTCCGTTCGGTTCGAGCCAGTCGAACTGCACGACGCCGTCGAGCGGCTGCCACTAG
- a CDS encoding DsbC family protein codes for MHRPKVAIPTILTLTLLALALRPAPARAFMENGCGTGKCVDCHSLTVEEASRLVKPLEIDRVTEVHESPVQGLWAVEAEKGGAKGTIFIDYGKKHVLQAQILRLDTKENVTSIRKVDPTKISLAGALLIGRPEATKKIIVFSDPDCHFCANLHGAIKAVVEKTPDVAFQLLLFSRNNDPASIRKAEAVMCTKSLSMLDNAYAGKPIPAPECKTDAVTENAKAALAAGVSGTPVLIMPDGRMIPGYRDADAILRLLKEGEPPAGKPAK; via the coding sequence ATGCACCGCCCGAAGGTTGCCATCCCGACGATCCTCACCCTGACGCTCCTCGCCCTCGCGCTGAGGCCGGCGCCCGCGCGCGCTTTCATGGAAAACGGCTGCGGCACCGGCAAATGCGTCGACTGCCATTCGCTGACCGTCGAGGAGGCCTCCCGCCTGGTCAAGCCGCTCGAGATCGACCGGGTCACCGAGGTCCACGAGAGCCCCGTCCAGGGGCTGTGGGCGGTGGAGGCCGAAAAGGGGGGCGCCAAGGGGACGATCTTCATCGACTACGGGAAGAAGCACGTCCTCCAGGCCCAGATCCTCCGGCTCGACACGAAGGAAAACGTGACGAGCATCCGGAAAGTCGACCCGACGAAGATTTCGCTGGCAGGCGCGCTGCTGATCGGACGGCCGGAGGCGACCAAAAAGATCATCGTCTTCAGCGATCCCGACTGCCATTTCTGCGCGAACCTCCACGGCGCGATCAAGGCCGTCGTGGAAAAAACGCCAGACGTGGCGTTCCAGCTCCTGCTCTTCTCCCGGAACAACGACCCCGCCTCGATCCGGAAGGCGGAGGCCGTGATGTGCACGAAGTCGCTCTCGATGCTCGACAACGCCTATGCCGGCAAGCCCATTCCCGCCCCCGAATGCAAGACCGACGCGGTGACCGAAAACGCGAAGGCCGCCTTGGCCGCCGGCGTCAGCGGCACGCCGGTCCTGATCATGCCCGACGGCCGCATGATCCCCGGCTACCGGGATGCCGACGCGATCCTCCGCCTCCTGAAGGAGGGAGAGCCCCCCGCCGGAAAGCCCGCCAAGTAG
- a CDS encoding DUF4149 domain-containing protein, with protein MPAAAAALYRIALALWLGGMTVYTFVMTPIIFKAYGRDAAGAIVGTMMPTYFRYIVVLVSLAIAARLLAGEAGPGVCRIVGTGLLASALFVSAYHTFVLLPQIESVKKEVVSFETTPKDAPARKAFSRLHGVSMALNLLLLAEGLVLVAGADWFRRPSP; from the coding sequence TTGCCCGCAGCCGCTGCCGCCCTCTACCGCATCGCCCTCGCCCTCTGGCTGGGCGGGATGACCGTCTACACGTTCGTCATGACCCCGATCATTTTCAAGGCCTACGGCCGGGACGCAGCCGGCGCGATCGTCGGCACGATGATGCCGACTTACTTCCGTTACATCGTCGTGCTGGTTTCCCTGGCGATCGCGGCAAGGCTGCTGGCGGGCGAGGCCGGGCCCGGCGTCTGCCGGATCGTCGGTACGGGCCTGCTGGCTTCGGCGCTGTTCGTCTCGGCCTACCACACCTTCGTCCTGCTGCCGCAGATCGAGTCGGTCAAGAAGGAGGTCGTCTCGTTCGAGACCACCCCGAAGGACGCCCCCGCCCGCAAGGCCTTCTCGCGGCTGCACGGCGTCTCGATGGCGCTGAACCTGCTGCTCCTCGCGGAAGGGCTCGTGCTGGTCGCGGGCGCGGACTGGTTCCGGAGGCCCTCCCCGTGA
- a CDS encoding ATP-binding protein, with the protein MTLDPDLTDQLKRVLTSLERMLPKPIPEINWESVPAANWRRHGFSGTLEPIPEIESIHLDDLLGISEQKQAIEDNTRQFLAGLPANNALLWGTRGTGKSSLVRALLHKYAPKGLRVIQVDKDDLVHLPEIVDAIKGRPCRFILFSDDLSFEAGDSGYKMLKSALDGSVYAPPENALIYVTSNRRHLLPEYESDNRGAMMVNNEVHHGEAIEEKISLSGRFGLWVGFHPFSQDQYLEVTRQWVGKLCGKLGKPLAWSKEAEGAAILWSQKKGDRSGRIAYQFASHWVGQELLRSGAGSR; encoded by the coding sequence GTGACGCTCGACCCGGACCTGACCGACCAGCTCAAGCGCGTCCTGACCTCGCTCGAGCGGATGCTGCCCAAGCCGATCCCCGAGATCAACTGGGAGTCGGTGCCCGCCGCCAACTGGCGCCGCCACGGCTTTTCGGGCACCCTCGAGCCGATCCCGGAAATCGAGTCCATCCACCTCGACGACCTGCTCGGAATTTCCGAGCAGAAGCAGGCGATCGAGGACAACACGCGCCAGTTCCTCGCGGGGCTCCCGGCCAACAACGCCCTGCTCTGGGGCACGCGGGGCACCGGGAAGTCGTCGCTCGTCCGGGCGCTGCTCCACAAGTACGCGCCGAAAGGGCTTCGCGTCATCCAGGTCGACAAGGACGATCTGGTCCACCTGCCCGAGATCGTCGATGCCATCAAGGGACGCCCCTGCCGATTCATCCTCTTCTCCGACGACCTGTCGTTCGAGGCGGGCGACTCCGGCTACAAGATGCTCAAGAGCGCGCTCGACGGCTCGGTCTACGCGCCGCCCGAGAACGCGCTGATCTACGTCACGTCCAACCGGCGACACCTGCTGCCCGAATACGAGAGCGACAACCGGGGGGCGATGATGGTCAACAACGAGGTGCACCACGGCGAGGCGATCGAGGAGAAGATCTCCCTGTCCGGCCGCTTCGGGCTTTGGGTCGGCTTCCACCCGTTCAGCCAGGACCAGTACCTCGAGGTGACGCGCCAATGGGTGGGCAAATTGTGCGGGAAGCTCGGGAAGCCGCTCGCGTGGTCGAAGGAGGCGGAGGGCGCGGCGATCCTCTGGTCGCAGAAGAAGGGGGACCGCAGCGGCCGCATCGCGTACCAGTTCGCCAGCCACTGGGTCGGGCAGGAGCTGCTCCGTAGCGGGGCGGGAAGCCGTTAG
- a CDS encoding nitroreductase family protein has protein sequence MAGLTVDESRCTLCNLCASDCPANVIVLPDTGLPQYVAGGETRCYLCGHCEAICPTAAIVVDDPRLDPRIVPAGDVDILPEKLGSYLRMRRSVRKYRQAPVDRAVIEQVMEIVRYAPTAVNRQPLHWLIIHDTVELRRLTGLAVDWMRHMAKSASPTSAGFDFAGMAKLWDSGGGDPVCRLAPHLVVVHARQDAPTASGDAYIALAHLDTVAPSFGLGACWAGLFQAAAANWPPLREALALPDGHVPLYAMMLGIPAVRYQRPPKRNPLAIAWR, from the coding sequence ATGGCTGGCCTGACCGTCGACGAATCCCGCTGCACGCTCTGCAACCTGTGCGCCTCCGACTGCCCCGCCAACGTCATCGTCCTGCCCGACACCGGGTTACCGCAATATGTGGCCGGCGGCGAGACGCGCTGCTACCTGTGCGGCCATTGCGAGGCGATCTGCCCGACCGCGGCGATCGTCGTCGACGACCCGCGCCTCGACCCGCGCATCGTGCCCGCAGGCGACGTCGACATTCTCCCCGAGAAGCTTGGAAGCTACCTCCGGATGCGGCGCTCGGTCCGAAAATACCGGCAGGCGCCGGTCGACCGGGCCGTCATCGAGCAGGTGATGGAGATCGTCCGCTACGCCCCAACCGCGGTCAACCGGCAGCCGCTCCACTGGCTGATCATCCATGACACGGTGGAGCTGCGCCGCCTGACCGGGCTCGCGGTCGACTGGATGCGGCACATGGCCAAGTCCGCTTCGCCGACGAGCGCAGGATTCGATTTCGCGGGGATGGCGAAGCTGTGGGATTCGGGCGGCGGCGATCCCGTCTGCCGCCTGGCGCCGCACCTGGTCGTGGTCCACGCGCGCCAGGACGCCCCCACGGCGTCGGGCGACGCCTATATCGCCCTCGCGCATCTCGACACCGTCGCGCCGTCGTTCGGGCTGGGCGCCTGCTGGGCCGGCCTGTTCCAGGCCGCCGCCGCGAACTGGCCCCCGCTGCGCGAGGCGCTGGCACTGCCCGACGGCCACGTCCCGCTCTACGCGATGATGCTGGGCATCCCGGCGGTGCGCTACCAACGTCCGCCCAAGCGCAACCCGCTCGCCATCGCCTGGCGGTAG
- a CDS encoding ABC transporter permease, which yields MEPEGHPEDERFLVELGRKTIKVSLGLVDEIAFFGDTVISTGSALLHPTTVRWLDVLRTMRQAGADAFPIVALISFLMGAIIAFMSSIQLKQFGAQIYVADLVAIAIVRELSPIMTAILVAGRSGSAFAAEIGSMRVNEELDALVTMGFDPIRFLVVPRVLAMIVVLPLLTVYADLFGIFGGLTVGTVGLDLTVASYLAESRKVLSIFPVLTSFAKTIVFALLVASVGCQRGFRVHGGADAVGSAATSSVVTSIFLIIVTDSMFAVAQQYLKQ from the coding sequence GTGGAACCCGAAGGACATCCGGAGGACGAGCGCTTCCTGGTCGAGCTGGGGCGCAAGACGATCAAGGTCTCCTTGGGCCTCGTCGACGAGATCGCCTTTTTCGGGGATACGGTCATCTCTACCGGAAGCGCGCTCCTTCATCCGACGACCGTCCGGTGGCTCGACGTGCTCCGCACCATGCGGCAGGCGGGCGCCGACGCGTTCCCGATCGTCGCGCTGATCAGCTTCCTCATGGGCGCCATCATCGCCTTCATGTCCTCGATCCAGCTCAAGCAGTTCGGGGCGCAGATCTATGTGGCCGACCTCGTGGCGATCGCGATCGTCCGGGAGCTGTCGCCGATCATGACCGCGATCCTCGTCGCGGGGCGCTCGGGCTCGGCCTTCGCCGCCGAGATCGGCTCGATGCGCGTCAACGAGGAGCTGGACGCCCTCGTCACCATGGGGTTCGATCCGATCCGCTTCCTTGTGGTCCCCCGGGTGCTCGCGATGATCGTCGTCCTTCCGCTTCTGACGGTCTACGCCGACCTCTTCGGGATCTTCGGCGGCCTCACGGTCGGCACCGTCGGCCTCGACCTGACCGTCGCCTCCTACCTGGCCGAATCCCGCAAGGTGCTCTCGATCTTTCCCGTCCTGACGAGCTTCGCGAAGACGATCGTCTTCGCCCTGCTCGTGGCCTCGGTCGGCTGCCAGCGCGGCTTCCGCGTCCACGGCGGCGCCGATGCCGTGGGCAGCGCCGCCACATCCTCCGTGGTCACCTCCATCTTCCTCATCATCGTCACCGACTCGATGTTCGCCGTGGCGCAGCAGTACCTCAAGCAATGA
- a CDS encoding ATP-binding cassette domain-containing protein, whose protein sequence is MSANAPKPGAPVIEVEGLTAGYGERILLRDVTFTVRAGELFAILGQNGCGKSTLLRHLIGLQRPMAGTIRLLGVNIATTDEATLRDVRRRIGVLFQAGGLLNAMTVGENIALPLSEHTTLSDADIDGVIREKLAMVNLSRARNRLPSELSGGMKRRAALARAMALDPPLLFFDEPSAGLDPVNSLELDLLIEKLNRDTGTTMIVVTHELPSIFRIARRVIFLDPEAQGIIAEGDAAVLRESSHDPRVSNFLNRRLSGPEG, encoded by the coding sequence ATGAGCGCGAACGCCCCGAAACCGGGCGCGCCGGTCATCGAGGTCGAGGGGTTGACCGCGGGCTATGGCGAGCGGATCCTCCTGCGCGACGTGACGTTCACCGTGCGCGCGGGCGAGCTGTTCGCCATCCTCGGCCAGAACGGCTGCGGCAAGTCGACGCTCTTGCGCCACCTGATCGGACTCCAGCGACCGATGGCGGGGACGATCCGGCTGCTGGGGGTTAACATCGCCACGACGGACGAGGCGACGCTGCGCGACGTGCGGCGGCGGATCGGCGTGCTCTTCCAGGCCGGCGGCCTGCTCAACGCGATGACCGTCGGCGAGAACATCGCGCTCCCGCTCTCCGAGCACACGACCCTTTCGGATGCCGACATCGACGGGGTCATCCGGGAAAAGCTCGCGATGGTCAACCTTTCCCGCGCCCGCAACCGGCTGCCATCCGAGCTGTCGGGCGGCATGAAGCGCCGAGCCGCGCTGGCGCGGGCGATGGCTCTCGACCCCCCGCTGCTCTTTTTCGACGAGCCGTCGGCCGGCCTCGACCCGGTCAATTCCCTCGAACTCGACCTGCTCATCGAGAAGCTCAATCGGGATACGGGCACCACGATGATCGTCGTCACCCACGAGCTCCCCTCGATCTTCCGGATCGCCCGGCGGGTGATCTTCCTCGACCCCGAGGCGCAGGGGATCATCGCGGAAGGGGATGCGGCCGTCCTCCGGGAATCCTCGCACGATCCACGGGTATCCAATTTCCTGAACCGGCGCTTGTCGGGGCCGGAAGGATAA
- a CDS encoding MlaD family protein → MARKTSHIVVGLFVVLGTLLAAALVVWVGASRYFERGSRYVACFDESVQGLQSDSPVKYRGVEVGRVEEIRVAPDNRLIEVLMKLDLPPGGRDNVVAELKSVGITGLVFVDLNRLEPGETPHIAKVGFPVDYPLVPSRPSAIRQVVTRAEELVEKIGRIDFEGVTGQFIATSKSAERLFDGPGTRQVVENLDRLSARLDRLIGRIDNVYSNERLARITDAAAADAEALGKLIARVETEIGNAAIGDRSAEAKALIAEARAAVAEARTVVAAARTTVTDAGTAVTDARAEIKGMKLAETGQSAARIAEGLEEQQRTLGPAARSSVEELRRTSAELRELVKQLKDSPSELLFSEPPPHRK, encoded by the coding sequence GTGGCTCGAAAAACATCCCACATCGTCGTCGGGCTCTTCGTCGTCCTGGGCACGCTCCTGGCCGCGGCGCTGGTCGTCTGGGTCGGCGCCTCCCGCTACTTCGAGCGGGGAAGCCGATACGTCGCCTGCTTCGACGAATCGGTCCAGGGGCTGCAGAGCGACTCCCCCGTCAAGTACCGGGGGGTCGAGGTGGGGCGCGTCGAGGAGATCCGGGTGGCGCCCGACAACCGGCTCATCGAGGTGCTGATGAAGCTCGACCTTCCGCCGGGCGGGCGGGACAACGTGGTCGCCGAGCTCAAGTCGGTGGGCATCACCGGGCTCGTCTTCGTCGACCTGAACCGGCTCGAGCCGGGCGAGACGCCCCATATCGCGAAGGTCGGCTTTCCGGTCGATTACCCGCTCGTGCCCTCCAGGCCGTCCGCTATCCGCCAGGTCGTGACGCGGGCCGAGGAGCTGGTCGAGAAGATCGGCCGGATCGACTTCGAGGGGGTGACCGGGCAGTTCATCGCCACGAGCAAGTCCGCAGAGCGGCTGTTCGACGGACCGGGGACGCGCCAGGTCGTCGAGAACCTCGACCGGCTCTCCGCGCGGCTCGACCGGCTGATCGGCCGCATCGACAACGTCTACTCCAACGAGCGGCTCGCGCGCATCACCGATGCGGCCGCGGCCGACGCCGAGGCGCTGGGCAAACTCATCGCCCGCGTCGAGACCGAGATCGGGAACGCCGCGATCGGCGACCGCTCCGCCGAGGCGAAGGCGCTGATCGCCGAGGCGAGGGCTGCCGTGGCGGAGGCGCGCACCGTGGTCGCCGCGGCCCGCACGACGGTTACCGACGCCGGGACGGCCGTCACCGACGCCCGCGCGGAGATCAAGGGAATGAAGCTGGCGGAAACGGGACAGTCGGCCGCCCGCATCGCCGAAGGGCTTGAAGAGCAGCAACGGACGCTGGGGCCCGCCGCGCGGTCCTCCGTCGAGGAGCTTCGCCGCACCTCGGCCGAGCTGCGCGAGCTGGTCAAGCAGCTCAAGGACTCCCCCTCCGAGCTGCTGTTCAGCGAACCGCCGCCACACCGGAAATGA
- a CDS encoding ABC-type transport auxiliary lipoprotein family protein: MRTRPMWLVAALLLLLPGCFRSAKAPGPGERYVLEYAPPIAAGTTGSAIPDTLRIGRFSAAESLRTTQMVYRPAPFRKETDYYNRWIVPPESLVDGFLLRDFRQAGAFAAVASDDDRQAARFLLLGDLEAFEEVDGSAGRVAALAATITLLDLSKREIPERLLFQKTYRFEEPLGEEGPRGLAAAMSRAMSRFSARCIADATEAAQCRAEAPPIR; encoded by the coding sequence ATGCGGACTCGCCCGATGTGGCTGGTCGCCGCCCTGCTGCTGCTCCTGCCGGGATGCTTCCGGAGCGCCAAGGCGCCGGGACCCGGAGAACGCTACGTCCTGGAATACGCGCCGCCGATTGCCGCGGGCACCACCGGCAGCGCGATCCCCGACACCTTGCGGATCGGGCGCTTCTCCGCCGCGGAATCGCTCAGGACCACCCAGATGGTCTATCGGCCGGCGCCGTTCCGGAAGGAGACCGATTATTACAACCGGTGGATCGTGCCGCCCGAATCGCTCGTCGACGGATTCCTGCTGCGCGACTTTCGGCAGGCGGGCGCCTTCGCGGCGGTCGCTTCCGACGACGACCGGCAGGCCGCGAGGTTCCTTCTCCTGGGAGATCTCGAAGCGTTCGAGGAGGTCGACGGAAGCGCGGGGCGCGTCGCCGCCCTCGCGGCGACCATCACGCTGCTCGACCTGTCGAAGCGGGAGATCCCGGAGCGGCTGCTTTTCCAGAAAACGTACCGGTTCGAGGAGCCGCTCGGCGAGGAGGGCCCCCGGGGGCTGGCGGCGGCGATGAGCCGCGCGATGTCGCGCTTCTCGGCCCGCTGCATCGCGGACGCGACGGAAGCGGCGCAGTGCCGCGCGGAGGCCCCGCCGATCCGGTGA
- a CDS encoding fatty acid--CoA ligase, with the protein MMSKQIDRTESAHDYPLLIKSMLQAPIVSAPDQEIVYRGKLRFTYRELHARVQRLANALTGLGVKPGDTVAIMDYDSHRYLECFFAVPMIGAVLHTINVRFSPEQILFTIDHAEDDVLLVNADFLPILEQVKGRLDTVKKFVLLQDEESILPRTHIDFAGEYEALLAGADDMHEFPDFDENTRATTFYTTGTTGLPKGVYFSHRQLVLHTLGVLASLASPSVQGRFHREDVYMPITPMFHVHAWGMPYIATMMGVKQVYPGRYVPEHLLELIAQEKVTFSHCVPTILHMLLKSPKVDEVDLSKWKVMIGGAAMSKALCLAAMRRGVDIFTGYGMSETCPILTISHLQPGQLALPDEEQAEIRCKTGVPVPLVDLRTVNERLEDVPRDGKAVGEVVVRAPWLTQGYLKDTKTSEKLWAGGWLHTSDVAWIDAQGYVKITDRTKDVIKIGGEWISSLELEDVIAAHPAVGEVAVIGMPDEKWGERPLALVVPKPGALGAVKAREIVRHVVESADRGTIGKQVVLVKVRLVEAIDKTSVGKINKVALREKYS; encoded by the coding sequence ATGATGTCCAAGCAGATCGACCGGACCGAATCGGCCCACGACTACCCGCTGCTCATCAAAAGCATGCTGCAGGCCCCGATCGTCTCGGCGCCCGACCAGGAGATCGTCTATCGCGGGAAGCTTCGCTTTACCTACCGGGAGCTGCACGCGCGGGTTCAGCGGCTGGCGAACGCGCTGACCGGCCTCGGCGTCAAGCCGGGCGACACGGTCGCCATCATGGACTACGACAGCCACCGCTACCTCGAATGCTTCTTCGCGGTGCCGATGATCGGCGCGGTGCTGCACACGATCAACGTCCGCTTCTCCCCCGAGCAGATCCTCTTCACGATCGACCACGCCGAGGATGACGTGCTGCTCGTCAACGCCGACTTCCTGCCGATCCTCGAGCAGGTCAAGGGGCGGCTCGACACGGTCAAGAAGTTCGTGCTGCTGCAGGACGAGGAGTCCATCCTGCCGAGGACCCACATCGACTTCGCGGGGGAGTACGAGGCGCTGCTGGCTGGCGCCGACGACATGCACGAATTCCCCGACTTCGATGAGAACACGCGTGCGACCACCTTCTACACCACCGGCACGACGGGCTTGCCGAAGGGCGTCTACTTCAGCCACCGGCAGCTGGTGCTTCACACCCTCGGCGTGCTCGCGTCGCTGGCTTCCCCCTCGGTTCAGGGTCGCTTCCACCGCGAGGACGTCTACATGCCGATCACGCCGATGTTCCACGTCCACGCCTGGGGGATGCCGTACATCGCGACGATGATGGGCGTGAAGCAGGTCTATCCCGGGCGCTATGTGCCGGAGCACCTGCTCGAGCTGATCGCGCAGGAGAAGGTCACCTTCTCCCACTGCGTCCCGACAATCCTGCACATGCTGCTCAAGTCGCCGAAGGTCGACGAGGTCGACCTGTCGAAATGGAAGGTGATGATCGGCGGGGCGGCGATGTCGAAGGCGCTCTGCCTGGCGGCGATGCGGCGGGGCGTCGACATCTTCACCGGTTACGGGATGTCCGAGACGTGCCCGATCCTCACGATCTCGCACCTGCAGCCCGGGCAGCTTGCGCTGCCGGACGAGGAGCAGGCCGAGATCCGCTGCAAGACCGGTGTGCCGGTCCCGCTGGTCGATCTGCGCACCGTCAACGAACGGTTGGAGGATGTCCCCCGGGACGGGAAGGCCGTCGGCGAGGTGGTCGTGCGCGCGCCGTGGCTGACGCAGGGCTACCTGAAGGACACCAAGACTTCCGAAAAGTTGTGGGCGGGCGGCTGGCTGCACACGAGCGATGTGGCCTGGATCGATGCGCAGGGCTACGTGAAGATCACCGACCGGACGAAGGACGTGATCAAGATCGGCGGTGAATGGATCTCCTCGTTGGAGCTCGAGGACGTCATCGCGGCGCATCCCGCGGTGGGCGAAGTGGCGGTCATCGGGATGCCCGACGAGAAATGGGGCGAGCGGCCGCTGGCGCTGGTCGTTCCGAAGCCCGGGGCGCTCGGCGCGGTGAAGGCCCGGGAGATCGTGCGCCACGTCGTCGAATCGGCCGACCGGGGAACGATCGGGAAGCAGGTCGTCCTGGTCAAGGTCCGCCTGGTCGAGGCGATCGACAAGACCAGCGTCGGCAAGATCAACAAGGTCGCGCTCCGGGAGAAGTACTCCTAG